A region of Melitaea cinxia chromosome 15, ilMelCinx1.1, whole genome shotgun sequence DNA encodes the following proteins:
- the LOC123660182 gene encoding glyoxylate reductase/hydroxypyruvate reductase-like, producing MTNKEKVKRVETVVVPHFDYNNESLPTIKSTIRSGFDGLIWNTKHRLSEDILDLAGPRLKAVSTMSSGVDQIDTDELKKRGLLLGNTSKALDDAVADIAVGLMIGAARRFKEGVKELETGNWKYGVQWMLGQDIVNSTVGIVGLGGIGQTIVRRLKGFDVAKFIYSGRTDKKEAIELGATRVPLEQLLKESDYVILACPLSKETKHMINEEALKTMKKTSVLVNIGRGDLIDQTALYNALKDGEIFAAGLDVTTPEPISKDDPIVSLPNCYVLPHLGSATVETRNAMAKISAKNILLALNEKPMMFPIPL from the exons atgacgaataaagaaaaagtaaaaag AGTAGAAACTGTTGTAGTACCACATTTCGACTACAACAACGAAAGTCTACCAACAATTAAAAGCACTATCCGTTCTGGATTCGACGGCTTGATATGGAATACGAAACATCGTCTCAGTGAAGATATATTAGATTTAGCCG GACCTCGACTAAAGGCTGTGTCGACGATGTCATCTGGTGTCGACCAAATAGACACCGATGAGCTGAAGAAGCGCGGTCTGCTGCTGGGAAACACGTCAAAGGCTCTAGACGACGCGGTGGCTGACATCGCTGTAGGCCTAATGATTGGAGCCGCGAGACGTTTTAAAGAAGGCGTTAAGGAGCTTGAAAC tggTAATTGGAAGTACGGAGTCCAATGGATGCTCGGTCAGGACATAGTGAACAGTACAGTTGGTATCGTGGGCCTGGGCGGCATCGGACAGACCATCGTCCGGAGACTTAAAGGCTTTGATGTCGCCAAATTTATTTACAGCGGACGCACTGATAAAAAGGAAG cgATAGAGTTGGGAGCGACTCGCGTACCTCTAGAACAGTTATTGAAAGAAAGTGATTATGTCATTCTCGCGTGTCCACTGTCGAAGGAAACGAAACACATGATAAACGAAGAAGCTTTAAAAACCATGAAGAAGACGTCAGTACTTGTTAATATAGGAAGAGGAg ATCTTATAGATCAAACAGCATTGTACAATGCTCTAAAGGACGGCGAGATTTTTGCAGCTGGATTGGATGTCACAACACCAGAACCTATATCGAAGGACGACCCCATCGTATCTCTACCCAATTGTT atgTACTGCCACATTTAGGTAGCGCTACAGTCGAAACTAGAAATGCCATGGCTAAAATATCTGCTAAGAATATACTTTTAGCCTTAAACGAAAAACCAATGATGTTTCCTATTCCATTATAA
- the LOC123660184 gene encoding glyoxylate reductase/hydroxypyruvate reductase-like: MTENMKVLVYSNDYPESGLSILREHFTVVQNRHPDFEAENVTETNKELLELIPGSSALVWMSPNPIQTELLIAAGPQLKMVATCSAGYNNCNIMELKTRGIKLSDAANVVSSIVSEVAVALIFEAAKRFAVHLRPYRRVDWEIGPEQPGQEISGSTVGIVGLGSIGQATIKRLSGFEVEKFYYTGPREKPEASNFNAQFTSLDHLLKRSDFIVFSARLTSETYRMINNQNIKKMKRTAVLIIVSHGDLDDLDILILH, from the exons ATGACGGAGAATATGAAAGTTCTCGTGTATTCGAATGATTATCCCGAAAGTGGATTGAGTATTCTACGCGAACA TTTCACAGTTGTTCAAAACCGACACCCAGATTTCGAGGCAGAAAACGTTACTGAAACAAATAAAGAACTGCTCGAACTTATTCCTGGATCATCAGCTCTAGTATGGATGTCTCCAAATCCCATCCAGACGGAATTACTGATCGCAGCTG GTCCCCAACTAAAGATGGTGGCAACGTGCTCCGCTGGTTACAACAATTGCAATATCATGGAACTGAAAACTCGTGGTATCAAACTATCGGACGCGGCCAACGTCGTGAGCTCTATTGTATCTGAAGTTGCTGTCGCACTTATCTTTGAAGCGGCTAAACGATTCGCGGTCCATTTGAGACCTTATCGCAG GGTTGACTGGGAAATAGGTCCCGAACAACCTGGACAAGAAATAAGTGGAAGCACTGTAGGAATTGTTGGCCTCGGAAGCATTGGACAGGCGACTATTAAGAGGTTATCTGGCTTTGAAGTTGAAAAATTCTACTACACTGGACCTAGAGAGAAACCGGAAg CCAGCAACTTTAACGCACAATTCACATCTCTCGACCATCTGCTAAAACGAAGTGATTTCATCGTGTTTTCCGCGCGCTTAACCAGTGAAACTTACCGCATGATCAACAACCAAAACATCAAGAAGATGAAGAGGACCGCCGTCCTCATCATTGTTTCACATGGAG ATCTTGATGACTTAGATATCCTGATATTACATTGA
- the LOC123660098 gene encoding glyoxylate reductase/hydroxypyruvate reductase-like — MITDLIEIPALYAALRMKKIFAAGIDNCTLASIAKDHKLLELNNIIVLPNTGASAERVLNEAAVLAAKNVVNGLTGKPLITPVLP, encoded by the exons ATGATTACAGACTTAATAGAGATACCCGCTTTATACGCGGCTTTGaggatgaaaaaaatttttgcgGCGGGAATCGACAACTGCACACTTGCGTCTATAGCAAAGGATCACAAGTTGTtggaattaaataatataa ttGTTTTGCCCAATACGGGTGCTTCGGCTGAGCGCGTACTTAACGAAGCGGCCGTGCTCGCAGCTAAGAACGTCGTCAACGGACTTACCGGGAAACCTTTGATTACTCCTGTCTTaccttaa